In the Bernardetia sp. genome, one interval contains:
- a CDS encoding nucleotidyl transferase AbiEii/AbiGii toxin family protein, with product MQNNKLYILELLLETTFNIQSAESFVVFRGSLLTKSWIQPKYFRSVSDLDFLAISDYDKDAYTGFVKTVLKKTQELYQEIKIDLGSLKVEDTWTETENPSFRFYFDVKLNYELFEAIQIDIAFGDTLVLPSHWTKYECFSSEKNIDVFAVQTEQALAWKVHGLFEFYDKGGRWQVKDLYDVFCILKTRKIDKIKFEKCIPIAFQDKKTPIALSYQKMKNGTFGKSKGSQKKWKKFLLEKLNYQNIPQELELDNVISRVKIFLDPVLTNN from the coding sequence ATGCAGAACAATAAATTATATATCTTAGAACTACTTTTAGAAACTACTTTCAATATTCAGTCAGCAGAGAGTTTTGTCGTCTTTAGAGGAAGTTTACTTACCAAAAGTTGGATTCAACCAAAATATTTTCGTTCAGTAAGTGATTTAGATTTTCTTGCTATTTCTGATTATGATAAAGATGCTTATACTGGTTTTGTAAAGACAGTTTTAAAAAAAACACAAGAATTGTATCAAGAAATAAAAATTGATTTAGGGTCTTTGAAAGTAGAAGATACTTGGACAGAGACAGAAAATCCTTCTTTTCGCTTTTATTTTGATGTAAAGTTAAACTATGAACTTTTTGAAGCTATCCAAATAGATATTGCTTTTGGTGATACATTAGTGCTGCCTTCGCATTGGACAAAATATGAATGTTTTTCATCAGAGAAAAATATAGATGTTTTTGCTGTACAAACAGAACAGGCTCTTGCTTGGAAAGTACACGGACTTTTTGAGTTTTACGACAAGGGAGGAAGGTGGCAAGTAAAAGATTTGTATGATGTGTTTTGCATCTTAAAAACTAGAAAAATTGATAAAATAAAGTTTGAAAAGTGTATTCCCATTGCTTTCCAAGACAAAAAAACGCCTATTGCATTATCGTATCAGAAAATGAAAAATGGAACATTTGGGAAAAGTAAGGGAAGCCAAAAGAAGTGGAAAAAGTTTTTATTAGAAAAATTGAATTACCAAAACATACCTCAAGAACTAGAATTAGATAACGTGATAAGTAGGGTAAAAATATTTTTAGACCCAGTTTTAACCAACAATTGA
- a CDS encoding DsbA family protein, which produces MKIIYIYDALCGWCYGFAPTMRTFFDKHKSEFESIEVVSGGMITGNRIGAIGEVAPYIKTAYKDVENRTGVTFGEKFLKDILEEGSSIFTSIPPSIALSVFKKEVEKNTALAGEKNEKTLHFAEDLQSLIYFDGIEPKDYSKYGELAEKYGLDKSDFVKKMNSPEYEKLAQQDFQLSQDFGVNGFPTVIIQKEEEYYLFARGFVDLETLEKRFESMKTSV; this is translated from the coding sequence ATGAAAATAATTTATATCTATGATGCCCTTTGTGGCTGGTGCTATGGCTTTGCACCTACAATGCGAACGTTTTTTGATAAACACAAAAGCGAATTTGAAAGTATTGAAGTTGTCTCTGGTGGAATGATAACTGGAAATCGTATTGGTGCGATTGGAGAAGTTGCTCCCTACATCAAAACAGCTTACAAAGATGTAGAGAACCGAACAGGCGTAACTTTTGGAGAAAAATTTTTAAAAGATATTTTAGAAGAAGGTAGTTCTATCTTTACTTCTATTCCTCCATCTATTGCTCTTTCTGTTTTTAAGAAGGAAGTAGAAAAAAATACGGCTTTAGCAGGAGAGAAAAATGAAAAAACACTACATTTTGCAGAAGATTTGCAAAGTCTTATTTATTTTGATGGTATAGAGCCAAAAGACTATTCAAAATATGGAGAGTTAGCAGAAAAATATGGTTTGGATAAGTCTGATTTCGTGAAAAAAATGAATAGTCCAGAATACGAAAAATTAGCTCAGCAAGATTTTCAGCTCTCACAAGATTTTGGGGTTAATGGTTTTCCTACCGTAATTATTCAAAAAGAAGAAGAATACTATTTATTTGCTAGAGGTTTTGTAGATTTAGAGACTTTAGAAAAACGATTTGAATCTATGAAAACTTCTGTTTAG
- a CDS encoding competence/damage-inducible protein A: MIPAYIVAIGDELLYGQTLNTNAYHLSKMLTDVGFKVIKHLSIADERQVILDTLDEMAKVAKVVLITGGLGPTKDDITKKTFAEYFGVGMRRDENVLKHIDDLFSSRGRMMTEMNKSQADVPTNCKIMHNAYGTAPGMWFEKEGCIFVSMPGVPHETLSMTEKEVIPRLLEYFKPPFIVHKKIETIGVPESILAQTIEEWENALPSHIRLAYLPHLGKVTLRLTSEGDDKEKIETELDEQVKKVIPLIEKYVYGYDGELIEEIIGNLLKEKNFRLSIAESCTGGYAARTFTQHDGSSAFFEGGVIAYSNDVKMKVLGVKLDTIIKHGAVSEQTALEMAEGVRKTLGTNIGISTTGVAGTGGGTPEKPVGTVWIAYSDENETVAKKYQLTKNRNLNIQLTTNAVLNLLRKKLKGIE; the protein is encoded by the coding sequence ATGATTCCTGCTTACATTGTTGCTATCGGCGACGAACTCCTCTACGGACAAACCCTCAACACCAATGCTTATCACCTCTCCAAAATGCTGACTGATGTGGGTTTTAAAGTTATCAAACATCTTTCTATTGCTGATGAAAGGCAAGTAATTTTAGATACATTAGATGAAATGGCAAAGGTTGCTAAGGTGGTTTTGATTACTGGAGGACTAGGACCAACAAAAGATGACATTACAAAGAAAACTTTTGCTGAATATTTTGGAGTGGGAATGCGAAGAGATGAAAATGTTTTGAAGCACATAGACGACCTTTTCTCTAGCCGAGGCAGAATGATGACAGAGATGAACAAATCGCAAGCAGATGTTCCAACAAATTGTAAAATTATGCACAATGCCTATGGAACAGCCCCTGGAATGTGGTTTGAAAAAGAGGGTTGTATTTTCGTATCTATGCCTGGTGTTCCTCATGAGACATTGAGTATGACAGAAAAAGAGGTAATTCCACGCCTTTTAGAGTATTTCAAGCCTCCTTTTATTGTTCATAAGAAAATAGAAACGATTGGCGTTCCAGAGTCCATTTTAGCGCAAACAATTGAAGAATGGGAAAATGCTTTACCTTCTCACATCCGTTTAGCATATCTTCCACATTTGGGAAAAGTAACACTACGATTAACCAGTGAAGGCGACGACAAAGAAAAAATTGAAACTGAATTAGACGAGCAAGTAAAGAAGGTAATTCCTCTTATTGAAAAGTATGTTTATGGTTATGATGGCGAACTGATAGAAGAAATAATAGGTAATTTACTCAAAGAAAAGAATTTTAGACTCTCTATTGCAGAAAGTTGTACAGGTGGATATGCTGCTCGCACATTCACACAACATGATGGTTCGTCAGCGTTTTTTGAAGGTGGCGTAATTGCTTATTCCAATGATGTCAAGATGAAAGTATTGGGTGTAAAACTAGATACCATCATCAAACATGGAGCTGTAAGCGAACAAACAGCCTTAGAAATGGCAGAAGGAGTAAGAAAAACTCTAGGCACAAACATAGGAATTTCGACCACAGGAGTTGCAGGGACAGGAGGTGGAACGCCAGAAAAACCAGTAGGAACAGTTTGGATAGCTTATTCAGATGAAAACGAAACAGTAGCCAAAAAGTATCAACTCACTAAAAATAGAAATTTGAACATTCAACTTACCACAAATGCTGTTCTGAATCTTTTGAGAAAGAAATTAAAAGGGATAGAATAA
- a CDS encoding sterol desaturase family protein, translated as MIWNFEHIKDSFDKISQNDPVAYFAPFFLLLILLELGIDLAQKKEWYNKKDAWASIAMGIGSIFLSLLAKLFYIGIYMWIYDNFRLFTLPNVWWVWVLLVFADDFSFYWHHRLSHQVRVLWAAHSNHHSAQSYNLAVALRQSWTEMFYKYIFWLWLPLLGFHPIMMFAMMSVSLIYQFFLHTEAVGKLGFLEYFMNTPSHHRVHHATNIKYLDKNHAGIFIIWDRMFGTFIEEDEEKPIYGLTQNLETYNPIRIASHEYEKIWEDIKKPISWKHRIGYLIQPPGWSHDGSRKTTKQLVEEMKNNVAHSSE; from the coding sequence ATGATTTGGAATTTCGAACATATAAAAGATTCTTTTGATAAAATAAGTCAAAATGACCCTGTGGCATATTTTGCACCTTTTTTCCTGCTCTTAATTCTCTTAGAGTTGGGTATTGATTTAGCTCAAAAAAAGGAGTGGTACAACAAAAAAGATGCTTGGGCTTCTATTGCTATGGGCATTGGCTCTATATTTTTGAGCCTTTTAGCAAAACTTTTTTATATCGGAATTTATATGTGGATTTACGATAATTTCCGACTCTTTACCCTTCCTAATGTTTGGTGGGTGTGGGTGTTGCTTGTCTTTGCAGATGATTTTTCATTTTACTGGCATCATAGGCTAAGTCATCAAGTTCGTGTTTTATGGGCTGCTCATTCTAATCATCATTCGGCACAGAGTTATAACTTAGCAGTAGCACTCAGACAAAGTTGGACAGAAATGTTCTATAAATACATTTTTTGGCTATGGTTGCCTCTATTAGGTTTCCATCCGATTATGATGTTTGCCATGATGTCTGTTAGTCTGATTTATCAATTCTTTTTGCATACAGAAGCTGTTGGTAAATTGGGTTTCTTGGAATATTTTATGAATACACCTTCTCACCACCGAGTACACCATGCTACTAATATCAAATACTTGGATAAAAATCACGCAGGAATTTTCATTATTTGGGATAGAATGTTCGGAACGTTCATAGAAGAAGACGAAGAAAAGCCTATTTATGGACTTACCCAGAATCTTGAAACCTATAATCCTATCCGAATTGCATCACACGAATACGAAAAAATTTGGGAAGATATTAAAAAGCCTATCTCTTGGAAACACCGAATCGGCTACCTTATTCAGCCCCCTGGGTGGAGTCATGATGGAAGTAGAAAGACAACAAAACAACTGGTAGAAGAAATGAAAAACAATGTAGCTCACTCTTCAGAGTGA
- a CDS encoding SiaC family regulatory phosphoprotein, with product MKIRDIKIESKANNNGLRASILASAKQKKIIISNWANCFTAEELLPFEEWLEGYLQNNEEILTIELIDVLDSLPFTEPREENFIIKKPLPFMENITNPLTEIIKTIPNFNFLIEGKWGVGNYASGRFPKIKGNFETGVVEISQEMYNSYSLYFMHPFFCWLEKLFQSDIDQIHSYFKIDYIATSNMIRLVETATALSSWSEKTGKTSLWTWYCLDDDEDTKEWFNDIFKMSNNLSHIKMEAIELDERQWNKILK from the coding sequence ATGAAAATTAGAGATATAAAGATAGAAAGCAAGGCAAATAATAATGGATTAAGAGCAAGTATTCTTGCAAGTGCAAAACAGAAAAAAATCATTATTTCAAACTGGGCAAACTGTTTCACAGCAGAAGAATTGCTTCCCTTTGAAGAATGGCTAGAAGGCTATTTACAAAATAACGAAGAAATACTAACTATTGAGCTTATAGACGTTTTAGATTCTTTACCTTTTACAGAACCTAGAGAAGAGAATTTCATTATCAAAAAGCCTTTGCCTTTCATGGAAAATATCACAAATCCATTGACAGAAATTATTAAGACCATTCCTAATTTTAATTTTCTAATTGAAGGTAAATGGGGTGTGGGAAATTATGCTTCAGGAAGATTTCCTAAAATAAAAGGAAATTTTGAGACAGGCGTAGTAGAAATATCACAAGAAATGTATAATTCTTACTCGCTATACTTCATGCATCCATTCTTTTGCTGGCTTGAGAAATTATTTCAAAGTGATATAGACCAAATTCATTCTTATTTTAAAATAGATTATATCGCCACGTCTAATATGATTCGTCTTGTAGAAACAGCCACAGCTTTATCTAGTTGGTCAGAAAAGACAGGTAAAACTTCTTTATGGACATGGTATTGTTTAGACGATGATGAAGACACAAAAGAATGGTTCAATGATATTTTCAAGATGAGTAATAATCTTTCACATATAAAAATGGAAGCCATTGAACTAGATGAAAGACAATGGAATAAAATACTGAAATAA
- a CDS encoding FtsK/SpoIIIE family DNA translocase produces MADNLFKNTVLEEQDESQKIEQETEKQTSTFSENNFTSLISVQLISAIGIWVLILLLAVSFISFIYTGEADQSLVLGLFSDTPTKETPQNWLGMFGAVVSHFLIERWFGIGAFLLLVVGATAGMVLINKYELKKWKELSVSLFFVIFLLSSILGYLVYMTETQTAWAFLCGGIGYAISALFGQIFTPIFIVISVIAFGYFFGKDRLNIELYANFSDKKDKKKQKENPQSPVPSAEVEAFKEVEIGRVETQHVVEKQSPVSDERQVSDKKEDKNPLQEVKKQSFAEKLFGNNTPKATTKTQSEETKQQKENPFESKNKIKDSFDRSLPKKEIKNEQFGKREEPANDLKSEIERAREEAKNKSKKDKNKEEEKNQEQDGFFIPSARDFGIESDKEEEEEKKEQENPFAINIPSTKSPTSKEDIESVENTVHNTSQEEAKTLEKRKIEEAEENQDEKDFSMPMPPSVSRVKDLYGENVEELAEEEENGQKNYTGITVYNPNDELPKYTSPPTELLDNPVVKKHQVKKEDLQEVKDRIEQTLKNFKIDIKRIEAEVGPTVTLYEIVPAPGVKIAQIRNLGDDIALNLSALGIRIIAPMPGKGTIGIEVPNKNREIVPLRTLLEHHSFKYSKKDLPLVLGRDISNEIFIADLTKMPHLLIGGATGQGKSVGINVILTSLIYKKHPSELKFVMIDPKKVEFSLFAKLEKHYLAHLPNAEPIVTDSVEAVKTLEALCREMDSRYDLLKDGDCRNVKEYNHKFKTHQLLEEHHRFLPYIVLVIDELADLMIIAGKAAEKPIARLAQMARAIGIHLVVATQRPSVNVVTGIIKANFPARMAFRVTSKIDSRIILDATGAEQLIGQGDMLLSNGSDILRLQCAFVDTPEVERICKHIQDQKGFSTAYTLPEETNFDVEDDEYLAGDELF; encoded by the coding sequence ATGGCAGATAACTTATTTAAAAATACTGTTTTAGAAGAGCAAGACGAATCTCAAAAGATAGAACAAGAAACAGAAAAACAAACCTCTACTTTTTCTGAAAATAATTTTACGTCACTTATTTCTGTACAACTCATCTCTGCTATCGGAATTTGGGTTTTGATTTTGTTGTTAGCAGTTTCTTTTATATCATTTATTTATACTGGAGAAGCTGACCAAAGTCTTGTATTAGGGCTTTTTTCAGACACACCTACAAAAGAAACTCCTCAAAATTGGTTGGGAATGTTTGGAGCAGTAGTTTCTCATTTCCTGATTGAACGTTGGTTTGGAATTGGTGCTTTTTTGTTGTTGGTTGTCGGAGCAACGGCTGGAATGGTCTTGATAAACAAGTACGAACTGAAAAAGTGGAAAGAACTTTCTGTAAGTCTGTTTTTTGTTATTTTCTTATTGAGTTCTATTTTGGGGTATTTAGTTTATATGACTGAAACCCAAACAGCTTGGGCGTTTCTTTGTGGAGGCATAGGCTACGCTATTTCAGCACTTTTTGGACAAATTTTTACACCTATTTTTATTGTTATTAGTGTCATTGCTTTTGGTTATTTCTTTGGTAAAGATCGTCTCAATATTGAACTATACGCTAACTTTTCGGATAAAAAAGATAAAAAGAAACAAAAAGAAAATCCTCAAAGCCCTGTTCCTTCAGCAGAAGTGGAGGCGTTTAAAGAAGTTGAAATTGGTAGAGTAGAAACACAGCACGTTGTAGAAAAACAAAGTCCTGTATCTGATGAAAGGCAAGTATCTGACAAAAAAGAAGACAAGAATCCATTACAGGAAGTAAAAAAGCAAAGTTTTGCAGAGAAGTTATTTGGAAATAATACTCCGAAAGCAACAACAAAAACACAAAGCGAAGAAACAAAACAACAAAAAGAAAATCCTTTTGAAAGCAAAAACAAAATCAAAGATAGTTTTGATAGAAGTCTGCCAAAGAAAGAAATTAAAAATGAGCAGTTTGGTAAGAGAGAAGAGCCAGCCAATGACTTAAAAAGTGAGATTGAAAGAGCAAGAGAAGAAGCAAAAAATAAATCTAAAAAAGATAAAAATAAAGAAGAGGAAAAAAATCAAGAACAAGATGGTTTTTTTATTCCATCAGCTAGAGATTTTGGTATCGAAAGTGATAAGGAAGAGGAAGAAGAAAAGAAAGAACAAGAAAATCCATTTGCTATCAATATTCCTTCTACCAAAAGTCCAACATCAAAAGAAGATATAGAAAGCGTAGAAAATACTGTTCACAATACCTCTCAAGAAGAAGCAAAAACATTAGAAAAAAGAAAAATAGAAGAGGCAGAAGAAAACCAAGACGAAAAAGATTTTAGTATGCCTATGCCTCCGTCGGTCAGTAGGGTAAAAGATTTGTATGGGGAAAATGTAGAAGAACTAGCAGAGGAAGAGGAAAACGGACAGAAAAATTATACTGGAATTACAGTCTATAACCCAAATGATGAACTTCCAAAATATACATCTCCTCCAACAGAACTGTTGGACAATCCAGTAGTAAAGAAACATCAAGTTAAGAAAGAAGACTTGCAGGAAGTAAAAGATAGAATCGAACAAACACTCAAAAACTTCAAAATTGATATAAAAAGAATTGAGGCAGAAGTTGGTCCAACTGTAACACTCTATGAAATTGTACCTGCACCGGGGGTAAAGATTGCACAAATCCGAAACTTAGGAGATGATATTGCACTCAATTTGTCAGCATTGGGAATCCGTATTATTGCGCCAATGCCGGGGAAGGGAACTATCGGCATTGAAGTTCCGAATAAAAATAGAGAAATTGTTCCTCTTCGAACACTACTAGAACACCATTCTTTCAAATATTCTAAAAAAGATTTGCCTTTAGTTTTGGGACGAGATATTTCCAATGAAATTTTTATTGCTGACCTTACCAAAATGCCTCACCTATTGATTGGAGGAGCAACAGGGCAAGGAAAATCTGTTGGAATCAATGTTATCTTGACTTCGCTCATTTACAAAAAACATCCTAGCGAACTCAAGTTTGTGATGATTGACCCTAAGAAAGTGGAGTTTTCTCTATTTGCAAAACTAGAAAAACACTATTTAGCACATCTTCCAAATGCTGAACCGATTGTTACAGATTCAGTAGAGGCTGTCAAAACATTAGAAGCTCTTTGTAGGGAAATGGATAGTCGTTACGACCTTTTGAAAGATGGAGATTGTAGGAATGTAAAGGAATACAATCATAAATTCAAAACCCATCAGCTTTTAGAAGAACATCATCGTTTCTTGCCATATATTGTTTTGGTAATTGATGAGCTTGCCGATTTGATGATTATTGCAGGAAAAGCAGCCGAAAAACCGATTGCAAGACTTGCTCAAATGGCTCGTGCGATAGGCATTCATTTAGTAGTAGCAACGCAGCGTCCGTCTGTAAACGTGGTTACAGGAATCATCAAAGCCAACTTTCCTGCTCGTATGGCGTTTCGTGTTACTTCAAAAATTGATTCACGAATTATTTTGGATGCGACAGGAGCAGAGCAACTTATCGGACAAGGTGATATGCTACTTTCCAATGGTTCAGATATTTTGCGTTTGCAATGTGCTTTTGTAGATACGCCAGAAGTAGAACGTATTTGTAAACACATCCAAGACCAAAAAGGATTCTCAACAGCCTATACACTTCCAGAGGAAACTAACTTTGATGTAGAAGACGATGAGTATTTGGCTGGCGATGAATTGTTTTAA
- the cmk gene encoding (d)CMP kinase produces the protein MVQNENSKIIIAIDGYSGCGKSSTAKTVASKLGYAYIDTGAMYRAVTLYFYQQKVDHQSKGQVRKALTSILLEFKFDENTKSSHIYLNGENVESLIRQMHISERVSQVSTIAEVRHFLVAQQRQMGEKKGIVMDGRDIGTVVFPNAELKVFMTAQVPTRALRRQKELESLGQQVELAEIIANLEKRDLIDSTREESPLRKAEDAIEIDTTYLEFEEQVEKILKLVKEPQST, from the coding sequence ATGGTGCAAAATGAAAATTCAAAGATTATTATTGCCATTGATGGATATTCTGGTTGTGGAAAAAGCAGTACTGCGAAAACTGTTGCCTCCAAACTAGGATATGCCTATATCGATACAGGAGCAATGTACAGAGCTGTAACACTTTATTTTTATCAACAAAAAGTGGATCATCAAAGCAAGGGACAAGTTAGAAAAGCTCTTACTTCTATTCTTTTAGAATTCAAATTTGATGAAAATACTAAAAGCAGTCATATTTATTTGAATGGCGAAAATGTAGAATCTCTTATCCGTCAGATGCATATTTCTGAAAGAGTAAGTCAAGTAAGTACGATTGCAGAAGTGCGTCATTTTTTAGTAGCACAACAACGCCAGATGGGAGAGAAAAAAGGAATCGTAATGGATGGAAGAGATATAGGAACTGTTGTATTTCCTAATGCAGAATTAAAAGTCTTTATGACAGCACAAGTGCCTACAAGAGCCTTGCGTCGCCAAAAAGAATTAGAGAGTTTAGGACAACAAGTAGAATTAGCAGAAATTATTGCTAACCTAGAAAAACGAGATTTGATAGACTCTACACGTGAAGAAAGTCCACTTCGTAAGGCAGAAGATGCTATTGAGATTGATACTACATATTTAGAATTTGAGGAGCAGGTAGAAAAAATTCTTAAATTGGTAAAAGAACCACAGTCTACATAA
- a CDS encoding NAD-dependent epimerase/dehydratase family protein: MTEKIVKQAPNSYCEVIGKGLIGLAFEEKPSLHLDSAAIIFASGVSNSLETNPQPYLREKKLLESVIKKKTDTDKFVYFSTLSIYDEQKQNSAYIQHKLELEKFIQQECQNHLILRVPNIVGFGGNPTTLLNYLITSVMEGREIKIFQNAYRNFIDVGDLVVLVKALLASQNNATINLLHPVSYSMLEVMKYIELYTGKASKSIYIEQGNNYFPLLNEQVKTTFEQNNIDTSKNYLNQILRKYY, encoded by the coding sequence ATGACTGAAAAAATAGTAAAGCAAGCACCAAATAGTTATTGTGAAGTGATAGGAAAAGGTTTAATAGGTTTGGCATTCGAAGAAAAACCTAGTTTACACCTTGATTCAGCAGCTATTATATTTGCATCAGGAGTTTCAAACTCTTTAGAAACAAATCCACAACCTTATTTGAGGGAAAAAAAACTTCTTGAAAGCGTGATTAAAAAAAAAACAGACACAGATAAGTTTGTTTATTTTAGTACACTTTCTATTTATGATGAGCAAAAACAGAATTCAGCTTATATACAGCATAAATTAGAGCTAGAGAAGTTTATTCAGCAAGAATGTCAAAATCATCTTATTTTACGTGTACCTAATATTGTAGGTTTTGGGGGAAATCCTACTACATTACTCAATTACTTGATAACTTCTGTAATGGAAGGCAGAGAAATAAAAATCTTTCAAAATGCTTACCGTAATTTTATAGATGTAGGAGATTTGGTGGTATTAGTAAAAGCACTTCTTGCTTCTCAAAATAATGCTACAATAAACTTACTACATCCTGTTTCATACTCTATGCTAGAAGTGATGAAATATATTGAGTTATATACTGGGAAAGCCTCAAAGTCTATATATATTGAACAAGGAAATAATTATTTCCCATTACTAAATGAGCAGGTAAAAACTACTTTTGAACAAAATAATATTGATACAAGTAAAAATTATTTAAATCAAATTTTAAGAAAATATTATTAA
- a CDS encoding glycosyltransferase family 2 protein, whose protein sequence is MKLISVIIPAYNCENFIEETLESVFNQSIGSENIEVIVINDGSTDNTLDILKDYQAQDKITLIDTPNRGVSAARETGRKLAKGKYIQYLDSDDLLTSEKLEIQYKALEKEKADIAYGDWQKFSEKNGSKTFLEKIERQIEGDEQIALFNDFWCPPAAILYSKSIVDKIGEWNMSLPIIQDARYFLDAAIHKGKFVYTKGIMAKYRVSEGTSLSQRHGEVKFVQDVFTNAKQIHQLWKNELDTRKDKADALISSYRYCVRVFGIYNEKTLFEKTLSKIYEIDSNYIPQTSKPMQYLSSVIGYSKAEKLVSLYHRMKKI, encoded by the coding sequence ATGAAACTTATCTCTGTTATCATTCCAGCTTACAACTGTGAAAATTTTATTGAAGAAACCCTTGAAAGTGTTTTTAACCAATCTATTGGAAGCGAAAATATAGAAGTTATTGTAATTAATGATGGCTCAACAGATAATACATTAGACATTTTAAAAGACTACCAAGCACAAGATAAAATTACCTTAATAGATACGCCCAACCGAGGTGTAAGTGCAGCACGTGAAACAGGTAGAAAACTAGCTAAGGGAAAATATATTCAATATTTGGATAGTGATGATTTACTAACTTCGGAAAAGCTAGAAATACAGTACAAGGCTTTAGAGAAAGAAAAAGCAGATATTGCTTATGGAGATTGGCAAAAGTTTTCGGAAAAAAATGGAAGCAAAACATTTTTAGAAAAAATAGAAAGGCAAATTGAAGGAGATGAGCAAATAGCTCTCTTTAACGATTTTTGGTGTCCTCCTGCTGCTATTTTATATTCTAAATCTATCGTAGATAAGATAGGAGAATGGAATATGAGTTTGCCTATCATTCAAGATGCTCGTTATTTTTTGGATGCTGCTATTCATAAGGGTAAGTTTGTCTATACAAAAGGAATAATGGCAAAGTATAGAGTTTCAGAGGGAACTTCCCTTTCTCAACGCCATGGAGAGGTGAAATTTGTACAGGATGTTTTTACAAATGCTAAACAGATTCATCAGTTATGGAAAAATGAACTAGATACAAGAAAAGATAAAGCTGATGCGCTTATTTCTTCTTATAGATATTGTGTCAGAGTTTTTGGAATCTATAATGAAAAAACGCTTTTTGAGAAAACGCTTTCTAAAATCTATGAAATTGACTCCAATTATATTCCTCAAACATCAAAGCCTATGCAATATTTAAGCTCTGTCATAGGATATTCAAAAGCTGAAAAGTTAGTAAGTTTGTATCATAGAATGAAAAAAATATAA
- a CDS encoding glycosyltransferase — protein MKIALGVGYYYPDSIGGTEKYIHDLAIFLLSKGVEVVVIAPSVKGNYSYQQEEGYTVHRFEEPQDFTKEEIRDKVICRGWENFDKLLVQLKPDIFHLHTISTSLSYRHLELAKQKGIKTLFTAHIPGVICPKGDFIKYPNEVCNGKVSHANCGSCHAHWRHQNMFAAKVTGKLAQSSRISSLLKKKISQFEVIHQRKTIFQALQDNTSYIIAVCQWLYDAFLINGIPAEKLRICRQGVSTNYMKSAKQERKLKEKILPIKIGFIGRLEPIKGLHVLLDVYEK, from the coding sequence ATGAAAATAGCGTTAGGTGTGGGTTACTATTATCCAGATTCTATTGGAGGAACAGAAAAGTATATACATGATTTGGCAATTTTTCTTCTTTCCAAAGGTGTTGAAGTAGTTGTTATTGCACCTAGTGTGAAAGGAAACTACTCATATCAACAAGAAGAAGGATATACTGTTCATAGATTTGAAGAGCCTCAAGATTTTACAAAAGAAGAAATTAGAGACAAAGTGATTTGTAGAGGATGGGAAAACTTTGATAAGTTACTCGTCCAGTTGAAGCCAGATATTTTTCATCTACATACAATTTCTACATCTCTTAGTTATCGCCATTTGGAATTAGCAAAACAAAAGGGAATCAAAACACTTTTTACAGCTCACATACCAGGAGTGATTTGCCCTAAAGGAGATTTTATAAAATACCCTAATGAGGTTTGTAATGGTAAGGTAAGTCATGCAAATTGTGGCTCTTGTCATGCACATTGGCGTCATCAAAATATGTTTGCGGCTAAAGTTACAGGAAAGCTAGCCCAATCGTCTCGTATATCTAGTTTGTTGAAGAAAAAGATTTCTCAATTTGAGGTCATTCATCAAAGAAAAACAATATTTCAAGCTCTTCAAGATAATACAAGCTATATTATTGCAGTGTGTCAATGGCTCTATGATGCTTTCTTGATAAATGGTATTCCTGCTGAAAAACTAAGAATTTGTAGGCAAGGCGTAAGTACAAACTATATGAAGTCTGCAAAACAAGAAAGAAAGTTAAAAGAAAAGATTTTACCTATAAAAATCGGATTTATTGGTAGATTAGAACCCATTAAAGGTTTACATGTCCTTTTAGATGTTTATGAAAAA